In Odontesthes bonariensis isolate fOdoBon6 chromosome 6, fOdoBon6.hap1, whole genome shotgun sequence, one genomic interval encodes:
- the cdca2 gene encoding cell division cycle-associated protein 2 isoform X5, with protein sequence MASFQSLMDVVESDACDPMPVKDSNTGGCIRTGDYLSDAISCSAGKENNPPTTPTPSKRRRLGPLESCSVEISEATFPVPLSSLKEQEEAICKPQSPGRPPCGDTAGAPGPQRSSPSLPPLVEMKPTGEDDSTRTSAVKKKKQVRFGGPLFPEFFDKNLPPSTPLKKGGTPARAPTPGGSLQLRSVLKTPQRSESKTPQSQPQLGSPAGFGASPTLAMPCKRRAPSEGEDGAGTDGKIIFPSMDEIDSAGTCDTECIFDTQPLNLNSAFYEESLSHVLTELDTKPSKTSLMDVLDECEFAPEEEQPKADVESPAPAHSNRRRRKTSPVQELTSEAPTHTSKRKRKQPEESEPVKRSTRSAAKSACGKMKVTSTANRRWNKDVDRSLYGSRAYASKNPTLSPITERLSLSSRSPAARQALSCPAPKQEPVDIADLAKDTRATGDPAVTKALENRSQDSVASPKSSDAKGNRLLGSTVGKRGTKKKVCAVDSEELLDRAGGETEEHFEDQTTFHLEVLSGNPSTREVDVKELCIQISPDTCCTSMWPGKSDHVHLEVSTSDCPTSPEESRNTEPVLKKVRRGRRSSALHEQQKYTEEHQSSCDVDENGPGDQADGRHQKIQSSSAGLEEVGVSYADLAPWQADFNFEDVFKPVATRGQRSVRRSLRNQSNTEHTSKSAGLAWLPRTSPESIKGARRRTRGRRPSAALPVPEETQDASFNELIVKTDD encoded by the exons ATGGCCTCTTTCCAGAGCCTGATGGATGTTGTGGAGAGTGATGCCTGTGATCCAATGCCAGTGAAGGACTCCAACACTGGAGGATGCATCAGGACAGGAGATTATCTTTCTG ATGCGATCAGCTGTAGCGCCGGGAAGGAGAACAACCCTCCAACAACGCCCACACCCAGCAAGAGGAGGCGCCTTGGCCCCCTCGAAAGCTGCAGTGTGGAGATTAGCGAGGCCACTTTTCCTGTCCCTCTCTCCAGTTTGAAGGAGCAAGAG GAGGCTATCTGTAAACCTCAAAGCCCCGGCCGACCGCCCTGTGGGGATACTGCAGGTGCTCCAGGACCCCAGCGGTCCtccccctctcttcctcctttGGTGGAGATGAAACctacag GAGAAGACGATTCCACCAGAACATCGGCAGTTAAGAAAAAGAAGCAGGTGCGCTTTGGAGGTCCCCTCTTCCCTGAGTTCTTTGATAAGAACTTGCCCCCCAGTACTCCATTAAAGAAGGGGGGCACCCCGGCACGAGCACCCACCCCAGGTGGGAGCTTACAGCTACGCTCGGTGCTGAAGACGCCGCAGAGGAGTGAATCCAAGACACCACAATCACAGCCTCAGCTGGGCAGCCCCGCTGGGTTTGGTGCCTCCCCGACACTTGCAATGCCTTGCAAGCGCAGAGCGCCATCTGAGGGAGAAGACGGTGCAGGAACGGATGGAAAG ATCATTTTCCCCTCAATGGATGAGATTGACTCTGCAGGGACATGTGATACAG AGTGTATATTTGATACCCAGCCGTTGAATTTAAACTCTGCTTTCTACGAGGAGTCGCTTTCTCATGTTCTGACAG AGTTGGACACCAAACCCAGTAAAACCTCCCTGATGGATGTCCTGGATGAGTGTGAATTTGCACCAGAGGAGGAGCAACCCAAGGCAGATGTTGAAAGTCCAGCTCCAGCTCATTCCAACAGGAGAAGGAGAAAG ACCAGTCCAGTACAGGAACTCACCAGTGAGGCTCCAACACACACCAGCAAGCGAAAGAGAAAG CAGCCAGAGGAGAGCGAACCTGTGAAGAGGTCGACACGGTCTGCTGCCAAGTCGGCCTGTGGGAAGATGAAG GTGACGTCCACAGCTAATCGACGCTGGAACAAAGACGTGGACCGCTCTCTGTACGGCTCACGTGCGTACGCCTCCAAGAATCCAACGCTGAGTCCCATCACAGAGCGGCTGTCCCTCAGCAGCCGGTCTCCAGCAGCACGCCAGGCTCTAAGCTGCCCAG CCCCAAAGCAAGAACCTGTCGACATCGCTGACTTGGCGAAGGACACTCGAGCAACAGGTGATCCTGCTGTGACAAAAGCACTGGAAAACCGGTCACAAGATTCGGTCGCATCTCCCAAATCTAGTGACGCAAAGGGAAACCGGCTGCTTGGGTCAACGGTTGGAAAAAGAGGAACGAAGAAAAAGGTCTGTGCTGTTGACAGTGAGGAGCTGCTGGACCGAGCAGGCGGGGAGACGGAGGAGCATTTTGAAGATCAAACCACTTTCCATCTTGAGGTTTTAAGTGGAAACCCATCAACCAGAGAAGTTGATGTTAAAGAACTTTGTATCCAGATTTCTCCAGACACCTGTTGCACCTCAATGTGGCCAGGGAAATCAGATCATGTTCATCTGGAAGTATCCACCTCAGACTGCCCAACTTCACCTGAGGAGTCCAGGAACACGGAGCCAGTGCTGAAGAAAGTCAGGCGTGGGAGAAGGAGCTCAGCTCTACATGAGCAGCAAAAGTACACAGAGGAACACCAGAGCAGCTGTGATGTGGACGAGAATGGACCGGGAGACCAAGCAGATGGCCGGCACCAGAAAATCCAGTCAAGCTCTGCTGGTCTGGAAGAAGTGGGGGTATCCTATGCGGACCTTGCCCCTTGGCAGGCTGACTTTAATTTTGAGGATGTGTTCAAACCTGTCGCCACTAGAGGGCAGCGTTCAGTTCGCCGCAGCTTGAGGAACCAGAGCAACACAGAGCACACCAGCAAGAGTGCGGGACTCGCCTGGCTGCCTCGCACCTCCCCTGAGTCAATTAAAGGGGCTCGCAGGAGGACCCGCGGACGACGGCCCAGTGCTGCCCTACCTGTCCCCGAGGAGACGCAAGACGCCTCATTTAATGAACTAATAGTAAAGACTGATGACTAA
- the cdca2 gene encoding cell division cycle-associated protein 2 isoform X4, which produces MLEKWLKKFLCTLGTFFYSEIYQFSTLHGLVRSSPLVPRVASTLRQKMASFQSLMDVVESDACDPMPVKDSNTGGCIRTGDYLSDAISCSAGKENNPPTTPTPSKRRRLGPLESCSVEISEATFPVPLSSLKEQEEAICKPQSPGRPPCGDTAGAPGPQRSSPSLPPLVEMKPTGEDDSTRTSAVKKKKQVRFGGPLFPEFFDKNLPPSTPLKKGGTPARAPTPGGSLQLRSVLKTPQRSESKTPQSQPQLGSPAGFGASPTLAMPCKRRAPSEGEDGAGTDGKIIFPSMDEIDSAGTCDTECIFDTQPLNLNSAFYEESLSHVLTELDTKPSKTSLMDVLDECEFAPEEEQPKADVESPAPAHSNRRRRKTSPVQELTSEAPTHTSKRKRKQPEESEPVKRSTRSAAKSACGKMKVTSTANRRWNKDVDRSLYGSRAYASKNPTLSPITERLSLSSRSPAARQALSCPAPKQEPVDIADLAKDTRATGDPAVTKALENRSQDSVASPKSSDAKGNRLLGSTVGKRGTKKKVCAVDSEELLDRAGGETEEHFEDQTTFHLEVLSGNPSTREVDVKELCIQISPDTCCTSMWPGKSDHVHLEVSTSDCPTSPEESRNTEPVLKKVRRGRRSSALHEQQKYTEEHQSSCDVDENGPGDQADGRHQKIQSSSAGLEEVGVSYADLAPWQADFNFEDVFKPVATRGQRSVRRSLRNQSNTEHTSKSAGLAWLPRTSPESIKGARRRTRGRRPSAALPVPEETQDASFNELIVKTDD; this is translated from the exons ATGCTGGAGAAGTGGTTAAAGAAGTTTCTATGTACTTTAGGTACTTTTTTTTACTCTGAAATCTACCAGTTCTCAACTCTCCATGGG CTTGTTAGAAGTAGCCCCTTGGTTCCTCGGGTTGCCTCCACACTGAGGCAGAAGATGGCCTCTTTCCAGAGCCTGATGGATGTTGTGGAGAGTGATGCCTGTGATCCAATGCCAGTGAAGGACTCCAACACTGGAGGATGCATCAGGACAGGAGATTATCTTTCTG ATGCGATCAGCTGTAGCGCCGGGAAGGAGAACAACCCTCCAACAACGCCCACACCCAGCAAGAGGAGGCGCCTTGGCCCCCTCGAAAGCTGCAGTGTGGAGATTAGCGAGGCCACTTTTCCTGTCCCTCTCTCCAGTTTGAAGGAGCAAGAG GAGGCTATCTGTAAACCTCAAAGCCCCGGCCGACCGCCCTGTGGGGATACTGCAGGTGCTCCAGGACCCCAGCGGTCCtccccctctcttcctcctttGGTGGAGATGAAACctacag GAGAAGACGATTCCACCAGAACATCGGCAGTTAAGAAAAAGAAGCAGGTGCGCTTTGGAGGTCCCCTCTTCCCTGAGTTCTTTGATAAGAACTTGCCCCCCAGTACTCCATTAAAGAAGGGGGGCACCCCGGCACGAGCACCCACCCCAGGTGGGAGCTTACAGCTACGCTCGGTGCTGAAGACGCCGCAGAGGAGTGAATCCAAGACACCACAATCACAGCCTCAGCTGGGCAGCCCCGCTGGGTTTGGTGCCTCCCCGACACTTGCAATGCCTTGCAAGCGCAGAGCGCCATCTGAGGGAGAAGACGGTGCAGGAACGGATGGAAAG ATCATTTTCCCCTCAATGGATGAGATTGACTCTGCAGGGACATGTGATACAG AGTGTATATTTGATACCCAGCCGTTGAATTTAAACTCTGCTTTCTACGAGGAGTCGCTTTCTCATGTTCTGACAG AGTTGGACACCAAACCCAGTAAAACCTCCCTGATGGATGTCCTGGATGAGTGTGAATTTGCACCAGAGGAGGAGCAACCCAAGGCAGATGTTGAAAGTCCAGCTCCAGCTCATTCCAACAGGAGAAGGAGAAAG ACCAGTCCAGTACAGGAACTCACCAGTGAGGCTCCAACACACACCAGCAAGCGAAAGAGAAAG CAGCCAGAGGAGAGCGAACCTGTGAAGAGGTCGACACGGTCTGCTGCCAAGTCGGCCTGTGGGAAGATGAAG GTGACGTCCACAGCTAATCGACGCTGGAACAAAGACGTGGACCGCTCTCTGTACGGCTCACGTGCGTACGCCTCCAAGAATCCAACGCTGAGTCCCATCACAGAGCGGCTGTCCCTCAGCAGCCGGTCTCCAGCAGCACGCCAGGCTCTAAGCTGCCCAG CCCCAAAGCAAGAACCTGTCGACATCGCTGACTTGGCGAAGGACACTCGAGCAACAGGTGATCCTGCTGTGACAAAAGCACTGGAAAACCGGTCACAAGATTCGGTCGCATCTCCCAAATCTAGTGACGCAAAGGGAAACCGGCTGCTTGGGTCAACGGTTGGAAAAAGAGGAACGAAGAAAAAGGTCTGTGCTGTTGACAGTGAGGAGCTGCTGGACCGAGCAGGCGGGGAGACGGAGGAGCATTTTGAAGATCAAACCACTTTCCATCTTGAGGTTTTAAGTGGAAACCCATCAACCAGAGAAGTTGATGTTAAAGAACTTTGTATCCAGATTTCTCCAGACACCTGTTGCACCTCAATGTGGCCAGGGAAATCAGATCATGTTCATCTGGAAGTATCCACCTCAGACTGCCCAACTTCACCTGAGGAGTCCAGGAACACGGAGCCAGTGCTGAAGAAAGTCAGGCGTGGGAGAAGGAGCTCAGCTCTACATGAGCAGCAAAAGTACACAGAGGAACACCAGAGCAGCTGTGATGTGGACGAGAATGGACCGGGAGACCAAGCAGATGGCCGGCACCAGAAAATCCAGTCAAGCTCTGCTGGTCTGGAAGAAGTGGGGGTATCCTATGCGGACCTTGCCCCTTGGCAGGCTGACTTTAATTTTGAGGATGTGTTCAAACCTGTCGCCACTAGAGGGCAGCGTTCAGTTCGCCGCAGCTTGAGGAACCAGAGCAACACAGAGCACACCAGCAAGAGTGCGGGACTCGCCTGGCTGCCTCGCACCTCCCCTGAGTCAATTAAAGGGGCTCGCAGGAGGACCCGCGGACGACGGCCCAGTGCTGCCCTACCTGTCCCCGAGGAGACGCAAGACGCCTCATTTAATGAACTAATAGTAAAGACTGATGACTAA